The genome window ACGTACTTGCCAACGCAACAAAACCCATCTCCATCATACGTACCAAATCAGCATTCATCTACAGCACCGTCATATGCGCCCACCCAGAGAAGCTCTTCTCCGACTTACGTTCCGCCCCATCGGAGCTCTCCCCCATCATACTTTCCCAAGATCTCCACCCAGTCTTTATCCACATCAAGTCCGCTGACAGTAGACACATCAGTAGCCCACCCAATATTTAGTTCATCGAGTCAGCTTATACGCCGACAGGTCAAGTGTCATAACTACTGCTCATCAACCAACATCTGTTTCCACAACAAATTCAAGTGCAAGGTCAAAATCTAGACCACCGTTGACAAAAACAAAGTTCTCGCCATCAACAATCCATCGCACGTTAACCTCTGGTATTACGGAAGAAGAATCGCCCGAGAAGACGGAAGAACCAAAGGCTGAAGCAAAACCTACCAAAGAGCAGCAACGAGAATGGCAACATAAAATGCCAATGCAAATCAAACCAGGCCCAGAAATCAGATCCAAAGATGGATTATTGGGAAGCAGTAACCCGTCAGCTCAACCTGCTGCTGCACCTCTGGCAAAGTCGAAAAATAAACGAAGCAGGAAAAAGAAAATGGCTTTAGCGGCGGCAGCAGCGGCTGCCAAAGACGCATCCAAAGAACCTGTCGATGGTGATAAGAGTCACTTGGAAGATATTGGCAAACGAGAATTACCAAAGAACTTAGTGGATCAGTTTCCATGGCTTGCGGATTCGGAAAATGAAAAGAAAGCCATGCAGAATAAGGCCCAAGGTGAGAGGTTGACGTCATTCAGTATTAAGAGTATCACACAACAGATTTCATCAGCGAAAGCAAGTGAGCCATTGTTGCAGAAGGCTATCACTACTCCATCATCATCGTCTTTGCCATCAAGATCACCGATGACAGCATCAACAACCACCCCGGAGAGCAAAGTGACGTCCAGTTACTCACAAAGTCAGGGGTCTTCTGCAGCAACACCGTTCTGGAATCCATCTACTACTGGCACCTATCCTCGAAGCACCGAAGCAACTACGTTGATGTCATCAAGCAAGCCTGCTCCAGCAGTGTCTGTGCCTTCGATGCCACCAAGCAAAAGTAGGATTGAATACATGCCACCGAGACAatcaccaaatagcttcaatCCATCTCTTGCCTCAAGTACTAATACCGGTTTGTCTCACAACCAATCTCCGGTTCCGCTGCCAAATTATAGAGGGACTGGTGGTGAGAGACAAATGCCATCTCCAGTTGGATTGACGACGTCACCACAGGCAACTGATAACCAGCAGGGTACAGACAGCAGAGGTAGAAAGCCACAATTGCCGAGAAAACAGAGTTCTTTCAACCAGAAGCATGCCCATCATAGTGAAACATCGCCAAGTCCTTTGAGCTCGCCTCCTGATAGCTCCAGCAGTCCTCTCTTCTCGGACTTCCAACTTGGTGGCATCCCTTCTAATCTGCTGCCTAATTCTGGAATGGATAGCAGAACGACACCAGGTGGTATGAATCACAAGCAAGACTCGAGCCCACGGTTGCAGATGAGTAATCCGAACTCTCCTCTTCGCAAGCGACCGCCGTCTCGTAGCTCTGCCTTGCCTACGCCACCTTCGGATAACTTTTTATTCTCTCCAACTGGCAGCAGTAGCAGCACTGCCAATCAAAGTTCAGTATTTCCAAATCCAGGAACAAATCGATCAGATAACAACCAATCTGAAGCGGACGACTTCATGACGTTGGCTCAAGCGGAGAAAAGTCTTGACTTCCTGCCTTCGAGTTCGCCGGACCAATCCCAAAATGTGGATGCTATTGACCTCACTGCCTTGCCCATGTTTGATACACCAGCAGGGACACCTGCAAGTACTCCGTCAAGCATACAGGGTAATGTGCAATCAAGTGCTCAGTCACAGCGTCAGCAgcatcaacagcagcagcagcagatcAGTGGTAGGACATCTGTAGATCAGCAACAGCAGATCAGTGGTAGGACATCAGTAGATaggcagcagcaacaacagcagcagcagatcggCGGTAGGACATCAGCAGATAGgcaacagcaacagcagcaaCAGATTAGTGGTAGAACATCAGTAGATAGGCAACAGCAGATTAGTGGTAGGACATCAGTAGATAGGCAACAGCAGATAAGTGGTAGGACATTGGTAGATagacagcaacagcagcagcagcagatgAGTGATAGGACATCAGAACGGCAGCAGCAACAGCAGATGAGTGATAGGACATTGTTAGATAGGCAGCAACAGCAGGTCAGCGATAGGGCATCTTTAGAAAGGCAGCAACAGCAGCAGATCAGCGATAGAACATCTTTAGATAGGCAGCAACAGCAGGTCAGCGATAGGACATCGTTAGATAGGCAGCAACAGCAGCAGATCAGCGATAGGACATCGTTAGATAGGCAGCAGCAACAGCAGATGAGTGATAGGACATTGTTAGATAGGCAGCAACAGCAGCAGATCAGCGATAGGACATCGTTAGATAGGCAGCAGCAACAGCAGATGAGTGATAGGACATTGTTAGATAGGCAGCAACAGCAGGTCAGTGATAGGACATCTTTAGAAaggcagcaacagcagcagcagcgtATCACCGATAGGACATCATTAGATaggcagcaacagcagcagcagattgGTGGTAGGACTTCAGGTGATCGGCAACCCCATTACGGACAATCTCAAAGTATAAACATGAGACCCAACCACCCGAGTCATCTCATGTTCCAATTACCAAATGCCGCCCAGAGACAAGCAATTGTGACTTCATCACACAGCATGACATCTAACACGGCATCGCAGAACAGGTTCATGCCATCACCTGAAATGCATCATGCCAATCAAGGAACCAAGAGACCGGCAAGCGATAGCAACCACCCACAGCCAAGCCCAAAGAGAACGGCTAGTGGTGGTGGACTGCAACATCCTGGCCAACTTTCTATGCCTCTTATGCAAGGACATGAAACTAACAGAGGCATGGTGTTGGAGCGAGCGCCCTCACAGACGCCGCACATATACAGGGTGGATCATGGAATGCACAGGGGTCCAACTCCTCCGTCTGCCGTTGCACAGCAGCAGGTGGGTAGCCCACATAGCGGACTGCAGCATAACCAAGTGGGTAGCCCACATAGTGGGCTGCATCATAACCAAGTGGGTAGTCCTCATAGTGGACTGCAGCATAACCAAGTGGGTAGCCCACATAGCGGATTACATCATAACCAAGTGAGTAGCCCACATAGTGGACTGCAGCATAACCCACGATCGGTAGAGCAACAACCATCCTCTGGCCCTGCTGAAATATCACGTGTTCCGACGTATGATTTAAGCCAGCGTGTTGGAGCTCAACGAAACAGACCGCCTGATATGGTGGCATCGTCAAGACAAGAAGCGACGAGAGTCCCTACATATGATCTAACTCAAAGTGTTCCTCCCCAAAGAATTCGCTCTGTTGAACGACAAGCAGTATCTGAAACAAGAACTCCTACCTATGACTTGTCGCAAAGTGCCGGTGCACAAAGAACTCGTTCCACTGAACATCGGCCTTCTGTATCTGAACAGCAAAGAATTCCCACGTATGACTTAACACAAAGTGCAGGCACACAGAGGAATCGTTCTGTTGAACGACCAACCTCCAGATCAGAGGTCCATAGAACTCCAATATATGATTTAACACAAAGTGCGGGTAGGAACCCTGTTGAAAGGCACCAACAGTCCAGGTCAGAAACACAAAAGGCGCCAATATATGATTTGTCGCAAAGTGCGGGTGCGCAGAGAACTCGTTCTGCTGAGAGAACATCGTCAGCATCAGAAACGCAAAGAATCCCTACATACGATCTTACGCAAAGTCCTCATCGCGAACCGGTGCAGCCACCAAAGCAACAAAGAAAAAGGCCACAGAATAACACAGAGCAGTACTTCCCCGCTTCGGACAGTACCAGTAGTTTACGTCACATGGACTCACACGGTATCGCTCAGGAGTCGAACCCTGGACAGGGTTCCCTTCACAGCGTATGCCTAGTGTGTCAAGTGCTGAACCATCATTATCAAGTCcaccatttttgccaaatttctctTCACAGTCGCTGCCATCATCTATGAGCCAATCTGAATCAGTGAATACATCTAGTGCTTCGATAGTGCCAAGTATATCGCCGTCGAGGCGAATTCGAAGCGATATGCCCACTTACCTGCCTCATCCACATTTAGCGCCAATTCTTTCGAGTCCACCGCAGTCATCGAAGAACAGCATTGGCCGTGAAGCAGAAATCAGCACACCTTTTAATCCCATGTGCCCGCCCGCTCATGCGCGCGCGGGTCTCGGCATGAACGTGACGCCGAACTTCCCGTCCGTATTCCACGAGCACCCGCACCAGCATGCACCACCGCCATTCAATGTTGCAAAAGCTCAACTTCCCGGCGGCGTCGGGATGCACGGTTTTAACTTCAATATTTTCAACGATGTGGCAGGACCAAATACAAGTCATTCAGATACGCCCGGACTGCAGGTACACTCCATGCATCATTTGCATGGTAATCATGGAGGGATGTCTGTTGAAGACTCGATGGCGCACATGCGTAGTAATGTACCTGGTAGGCATGTACACGGACATCCGCAAGCGTTTGGAAATAATATGAGAATTGACAGCTTGTTAGGGCAAAATGTATCTGCCGACGGAAGAACGTTTAAAGTTGGCGTCACCCCCATGGGGGCGCCGGTTCATTCGTTTGGACCAGGAATGCCCTTCTAACAGCAAATCATCAATGTtactttttatgtgaaaattttaattgttttaaattataaattttaagaaattgtACAAACAGGCTGAATGTGATATGATATTATGAATGGTTTTAATCTTCTGgttaaattgtttaaatttgaaGAGTTGCAATTACAGTAATATTTATGTATGGGAACATGCATAAGGTTGGTGAAGGCCTATGTACGACCAAAATTAACTTATTTTGTTGGGGAGGAagttgattgggctattccagttgagtccacagaggagtatgtttttcaaatggaatgtgctaaggttaattattttgaaatccatactccctctggcTTTACTTATagcttccacaaagggagtattatgtttcaaatacatgtagaagTCAACAATTCTACATGTAACTTCCATTTGGCATACTCTCTCCATTTCAACTACAgtttgaagtacaaagtaaagtaCGCAGTAAATTACACATTTTCGACGCGCcgtaatgtcaaaaggaattaacacGCAGCTGCTAGCTCACACAAATGCATGAGCGTCTTAATACACGATGCACGATACACATAATTTGCGTACcttacttcgtacttcaaagtggacagactgtagaatAGCCGTTATATTTCTTGCGCTACACTTTCAAAGCTGAATGTTATTTTGACTAATTTCCAGTTTGTATCAAAATTATATACCCTGTTTTTATATTGAGTTTGGTTGTGGCGTAGCTGCGCATTTCATTAGTCGCAGTACCAAATTGTAATTACACAGCGTATACACATGCATGTTCAAGGGCTTTTTTGTCCACACGCTTACGGCGTGAACACATAAAGGCATTGACGTGACTGACAAACTTCGAGGTGAAACAAGGTTTAGTTATTAGTATGTTTACAGCTATAGGGCTTCATCAACCTTCATTTGTTAGCTTGGagccaaagaagatatcttacccttcccagaatcctttgcaacatgatacatttcATCAGATGGCATACCCATTGCATTGTACAggttcctttgttttcattttgagaatagattgGTTGAATGTGGGTCGTTAGTCAAGAAATAGTTTGCAAGATGCGGATgttctctgttcattgaggtacatttcgttactatcgacccatgttgcactagatagcaaatcagtacagagaattgaaatggaagaaatgcattatgggaagtgtacgaTATCTTCTCTGGCTTGGATCACTTCAAAGATTTTTCAATTTATAGTCATTATTAAGAGAATCATGAGCAAGTACATTCAATGCCACAACAATTTAGTGTGTGGAATCAATAATACTGGACTCAATGGGCTGACCTACAATGTAAGTATAGCTTGCAAATTTTCTTCCAATCTTAGTGGAATTTATTTGAGCAATGCAAAGATGTACACCCCGCTGCATTTTGCCAGAAGAAGCGCTGAAAACAACTGTTTATTCCCCAGGCAGATTTATTTAACCCAAATTTCGCTCCAACATTGCAAAATTTCTCAGACATGTAATTTCGTACATGAGGGAGCAAAATGTTcctaaaaatcacaaaatttcacttaacaggggtgtgaaatctcctctttaaGCTGAATTCCACTTTTCTTGGAAATTTCTTggaggcaaaattttagctttttctttcattttcagtccattttgagcatatttcagtgcttttcctcttttttgaacaaagttcctcatttttcaatagaggtcactcacactCCTGCTTAAAATAACAGAATTTCCCACAAAGTCCGAAACTTTTCCCTCAAAATCCGAATATTTCCATGGAATGAGCATGATGGTTCCAAATTTGTGTCCCTATATTTTACGTCTCTTACCAAAGATAATCTCGAAAGCAGGTGGTCGCAAAAGCAAGCGAGGCTATTGGTTTGAGAACACCTTGTTTCCAGGCCCTGGCCAGATGAAATCTAGTATGATTGTACAGAAAAGTTGCAAGTTAACACTGGTTTGTCCTGGAGGCTGTAAACAATAATTGTTGCACTAAAACTTCCAATTGATTTTAAGTTTGATGTAATGTATGTGTAGATCAATCTGCATAAATAAAACCCACTGAAAATATTCAAAGtcatataaacaaaaacatggtaaAAATATCTTGGTCAACTTCATCCCAGAAAGTTCAATCTCAAGAACAATTATTTGAATAGAGATACTACTGGTTGAATTCTTCATCCTGTATAAGAAACACATCAATTTTATGCaaagtattttattatttttatttaatattatgcATTCAATTCGAATTagaggtttgttttgttttattgaaaatgaCATGAAAGAAATATGTTTTTACATTcttagacccaaaatgttttactaattttttttctaAAGTAGCAACAAATTTCTTAATAACGTACTGTTCTTTCTATTCAATTGCAATGTTTTTAGCAAGAAAACAATAAGAAGTTTCAAATCAATATCAGAAATGTTCAGAAAGCCAGGTCACATGCACCAGGTGCAAACGCATCATAATAAAGTGTATGTGAGTGTCCTTCCACGCGCATAAATTCATGTAAGCGTTCGCCAGAGCACAACAACCTGCGCCCAACGGCTGCTTGATGACCCGGAAAATTGTTACAAGCTGGGTCATCATAAAAACAAATGTCAGCTGTCTTTATAAATGGGGGTTCCAGGGGACTATCTTTTGGAATTTGcgggagagcattaaatagctcttctggaaccttcaaggagagctgtttagagcatttacaatagaatgaaaGGAGAGAATGGTCACCTTAGGAGAGTTAAAatactctcctatatcagatttcaggagagcagtagagagtgattgctctcgctctcctcaaaaagcAGTCCCTGAGATTCAGCAATCTATTTAAATCACAACAACCAGTGCCCAGCATTCTGTGGCTTATTTTGAAAATCAGCTGAAATTGAGTAATTTTGAATTCTTTTGCCAGAAGACTTTTCTTTCAAGTTATTTTAagcaaattgtcacaaatttaaacCTTGCTTGTAAGTCAATTGAGTGCATAATAGTTAAGTTTTGTAGTTCTAAGTTCAGTCAAATTTGTATCATAAGTTTTGTTGGTCTGAGTTCAGTGAAAATTGTATCAAATGTTGTACCAAAGTGAAAAACATTGTTATCTCAACACATTTAATTGTCAGTGCAATATTGGGGTTCCGTAAATATTTCAGTCCACTAATTTAAGGCCAAGTAAAGAAATCATGTCATCTTCACATGCTTCCTTCTGCCTACATTGTATGACTGAATGCTGTGAGAGAGgtaattttcaaaatgtaatttgtcACAATTTTCTAATTTTGATCTACTAGGCTTGTTTTTCAAATCGCAAGTTTTATCTTGCATAGACCACTACATGAAAGAATgtatttgcatgtttttattaTTGCAGTAAATGTGCTGAGTGTGAATATTGATGTTGCGGTAAAATGTCCGCTTTTACAGTATTTCTATTTAGAAATATGTCAGCAGAgatgatatcttacacttcccacaatgcatttcttcctatactgatttgctattcagtacaaccatggaggtatataaataaatggagaatgatctagccaagcatcttttgtactacgttggttatgaccaattattgttgaataggcaatttcaggggatattgattatgctaagctgattacattgttaagtctgtttcactggtcatttatttcaatggggtgctaaatgcagttacttataatgtttattggaaagtgctcatgtttcagaaaatttaatatcaaaatgtcattttcaccaaaaaattgcattgaaatcagtctttttttttaaaataaacaccctatctgtaggcctatatatgtggtcatattgtgaccccctacattttggtcatgattcttgaaaaattaaattaggctatgacccctatttttctttccaaaagttatgacccccggtataggcctatttggaacccccctccaaagaaaatgatggcccctaataatattaataatcatttaggcctaaatactgataattatttattataaaatgagaaatttaatgatgatgaaaagattttagctgaattcaagtacttccgtaaattttactcgctcttaactcaattcgcccaaattggcccaacataattttttcacaatcggaaggtaaaaccgttttgctttcatttgcactatatttgaactccctcagacccccttaaaagcttaatatatgaacatgaaaactaagtatatttgtcaagatacggcacaactagtgttgaaaacagtttcataacttgagaacagaacatccaaatttcatcgggttttcgcacaatcatacattgaaactataagctatcaaaactggcgactttgaacagctaattgactagctgacgtcattatacagtctcttttacaagccttccgatgcacgggtcaatgtagggtcaattcctatgatgaaattttgggagtgacgatcaatgaaccatggtagagtctcataaccatcgtggagatcaatagcttggctgaagtggctagtcattcaagtttggtgactcattgaatagaggtaataggataatctccacttaagagattagaattctggcgatcattctccatttatttatatacctccatggtacaACATGGGTGACAAGAAATATGGATGTAAGATATGGATGAGCTCTGTTTATTGAGATATTTCtacaaatgcattgtgggaagtgcaagAGATCTTCTCTGGGTTATCAGTAAATCTGAATGAAGATGAcatgtttattttacttggcctatacaccaatccgactaggccatAACTGCGGTGTCCCCGGCGTAAATCTGCGATGTCCAAAAGTCGGGGGTTCTGtcaattacttgttagtgtgctatacagaattgtacacaaacagtgattttcaatacacgatcataaattgattgaacaaattcaatcTCCCTCACTGGTACATCCGTGGTTCCGTCAGGGTCAAATACAGTAAAAGCTTATCGGATTGGTGTATGAAGAAATAGACATACATTTGTGAGGGAATTTGCAATTACTTTGCTACCAACAGTAAACTACATGGAAATTACCAACTACATGTAGTAATAAATATAATCAAGGATGCTGGACTTGATAAAAATGTTAAGACACAAGTTAAGTAACATGTCTTTATCAGAGGCCTAAAATGTATAATAATAGTCCATTGATTTAAATGTTTAATTGTTGCTACTACCTCAGTCAATCAAAGTTATGTACACCAGACTTGGACTTTAaataattaggctattccagttgaaatccatcaccccctgtggaagacatgacctcattaatctgtcacacaggggtgtggatttcaaatgggaatcatccattcaggtgcAACCACATTTGAAATGCATGCATcttatgtgaaagattaaggtcatgtctttcatagggggtgtatggatttcaacaggaatagcccatttcagtgGGAGAAATTTCATAATGAATATAGTGAGAATCATGTATGCCACTCTTGTTCTGGTGAAAGAAGTGTGAGAATTAACTTCAGGTTTCGTTTTTGAGATGTAAAAAAAAACGTTTATCATTTATAACTTAAGAAAACTTGAAATTATGTGATGTCCTATTATTTAAGAGTAATTATTTTTGTGCACAGAATATAATTATGAAATTAGCCTAAATAATCTTTTTACAGGGCATTTTTTTTACAGATCTATCCCTTTGTGTAATATTTATTATGGATTTGAAAAATCATGAAACTGCTgtgaaaaaatgtgatttttaaattttttaaattatgaattAGAGAATTGGTAATGTTAACAGTAATTTTGAATTACAAATATGTTGTTGCTGATATAAATTCCAGATATAAATGTGTGGTGCTGTAGACATTTGCATTTCATTTGATATCCATGCATCTCCTGTGGAAGACACAAGCTtactctcccatacagggagtgtgaatttcaaatggggtacctgaatgggcgactccacttgaaatctacacttaactccctgtgtgggagattaaggtcttccatgggggatgtatggatttgaaatgaaatagccCAGTAAGTTTAATTCTAGCGAAAAGAGTGTTGTTGACCTGGGGTCAATTTTGCGGAGTTGAAAGGCATATGTGGGTACCAAAAATGCTCTAAAATAAAAAGCAGAATTCTTTTTACCAGATTTGCATAGTGTAAGGGTCTTGTGCGTAATTAAGCAGTGCTGCTGTTTGGCTGCTTTCGCAATCTACCAATAGGCAACAACATTATGAAGTCCTGCCCTGTTGTCAAATTTGATGACTAATGTGTATTCTAGAGTGGCAAGTTTCCAGTGTTCTAAAAAGGCAAAttcttgtttgggtttttttttgggggggggggtctgcaaAATCCCCAAAATGCACCAATTCTAAGACATTTTGTCAACATTCAACAATTCTAGGGCATTTTGTCAACTTTCTGCATTATAAGAGGCTCAGAGAGCCAAAATAtagttaatttcatttgatttttaaaGTACCGTACTATGGGTTTCAAGGCAAGTAAAATAAggcattaaaaaaatatcaataaaatacgGGTTTGTTTGGGCCTTTTGCTGAATTTACATTCAAAATAGCCAATAGTTTAGGTGGAAATAAGt of Amphiura filiformis chromosome 14, Afil_fr2py, whole genome shotgun sequence contains these proteins:
- the LOC140169726 gene encoding LOW QUALITY PROTEIN: uncharacterized protein (The sequence of the model RefSeq protein was modified relative to this genomic sequence to represent the inferred CDS: deleted 6 bases in 4 codons), with protein sequence MDTEETSQHASDGADENRGTETGSNTSTKYVNGEVDNMPQQQCILTTLAPLDMALDTASNTEGQATESKEKLPNAKQKRDSHNEIERRRKCKINIGIIKLGEIIPSCINAKLSKNQILEHAANHIVDLTEKCEKLLTSSASETQAEEIKHLMKENERLRGENKRFQELMKTLQIPPNGVANPAAYLKSKGKKTEKLIAISKSNVSTSSVKPVVTTNTPRVLTTTQNMTILPSTNQIAGVNQVGTNQVVSQPGVGNAILVQNPNGGYFLVPTNNVNKNVTISVPNNQGPQAIAPNSITVVSSASGQLVNSSVVSNQATLGQSTMTTTSTGTATVTTQAVSTPIASATPQGAVVQAPGGMQTIRYLVPMNQNQSQAQTVMVMAKPNNPTVPIRIAPQVILPQPAAIQTSTSSGVEKSDNKRNHPSKNQESVLFRCRFGAGNLGRNYNPVTVGPNQVVLQRPPIQTTSVAQGGVNQNMVTMQVVPPKPVPQQIVYIQQNGQLIPVVIQNPNAQGTPTVIQQPQLQQQQQSQPVGGTPNQTVMTIPINQGQGMINNRQVVVVTQASQLSSGVITSMSNTNTTTMARMAPLSVVTPQSSSSSSNTADDIFAKAAESIFSPNTLNDNSPTLNFNETTETSVASAASPPASSTASGGSLPPFPIAIQRADDNVASYLKSVRLGQSEAAKSPVDTDSHGKKQKKSKKKKKKKEKNKEKSKEKSKDKPKDKDKKKSKKDKNKDEDKSKEVVKTEDDNTIIKELDRGIANSIDALPDSTSGTAIITDTLLQEWIEKEAGLTNPDQDGDSRGETITNVTVNQDKKEEEEEEPMDENPVQNNPSAESAVPSNYSAEALLAGSNDTPQANSTPTVPTTTASNISTPTTSSGETNTTSNSQNPFGSFPSFSFGSDILSSSMSVSGLPTYIEDEQSDEAKTPSGNGGLTSLKALGTMRDSILSFGGSQQTSTTQASTSQTQSDQDNSNQQSKDDISDRSRSVSPVQSLPMDSPPAPAPERDASSPESTHGFSTSPEPPNLLGSGSNLLSDNLEPKDSTPGQEEEESEEPEYAPQQNEPLSLFPASHNSSWISHHSRASHLASGLKKQKPPVAPPTSLPIPIPVTTSSTTTTTASDNPANIPPGFYTLPWLGPPITSTSSSSRMTPTSQVTSNLENSSLPVPEKFSIPRPTYLPTQQNPSPSYVPNQHSSTAPSYAPTQRSSSPTYVPPHRSSPPSYFPKISTQSLSTSSPLTVDTSVAHPIFSSSSQLIRRQVKCHNYCSSTNICFHNKFKCKVKIRPPLTKTKFSPSTIHRTLTSGITEEESPEKTEEPKAEAKPTKEQQREWQHKMPMQIKPGPEIRSKDGLLGSSNPSAQPAAAPLAKSKNKRSRKKKMALAAAAAAAKDASKEPVDGDKSHLEDIGKRELPKNLVDQFPWLADSENEKKAMQNKAQGERLTSFSIKSITQQISSAKASEPLLQKAITTPSSSSLPSRSPMTASTTTPESKVTSSYSQSQGSSAATPFWNPSTTGTYPRSTEATTLMSSSKPAPAVSVPSMPPSKSRIEYMPPRQSPNSFNPSLASSTNTGLSHNQSPVPLPNYRGTGGERQMPSPVGLTTSPQATDNQQGTDSRGRKPQLPRKQSSFNQKHAHHSETSPSPLSSPPDSSSSPLFSDFQLGGIPSNLLPNSGMDSRTTPGGMNHKQDSSPRLQMSNPNSPLRKRPPSRSSALPTPPSDNFLFSPTGSSSSTANQSSVFPNPGTNRSDNNQSEADDFMTLAQAEKSLDFLPSSSPDQSQNVDAIDLTALPMFDTPAGTPASTPSSIQGNVQSSAQSQRQQHQQQQQQISGRTSVDQQQQISGRTSVDRQQQQQQQQIGGRTSADRQQQQQQQISGRTSVDRQQQISGRTSVDRQQQISGRTLVDRQQQQQQQMSDRTSERQQQQQMSDRTLLDRQQQQVSDRASLERQQQQQISDRTSLDRQQQQVSDRTSLDRQQQQQISDRTSLDRQQQQQMSDRTLLDRQQQQQISDRTSLDRQQQQQMSDRTLLDRQQQQVSDRTSLERQQQQQQRITDRTSLDRQQQQQQIGGRTSGDRQPHYGQSQSINMRPNHPSHLMFQLPNAAQRQAIVTSSHSMTSNTASQNRFMPSPEMHHANQGTKRPASDSNHPQPSPKRTASGGGLQHPGQLSMPLMQGHETNRGMVLERAPSQTPHIYRVDHGMHRGPTPPSAVAQQQVGSPHSGLQHNQVGSPHSGLHHNQVGSPHSGLQHNQVGSPHSGLHHNQVSSPHSGLQHNPRSVEQQPSSGPAEISRVPTYDLSQRVGAQRNRPPDMVASSRQEATRVPTYDLTQSVPPQRIRSVERQAVSETRTPTYDLSQSAGAQRTRSTEHRPSVSEQQRIPTYDLTQSAGTQRNRSVERPTSRSEVHRTPIYDLTQSAGRNPVERHQQSRSETQKAPIYDLSQSAGAQRTRSAERTSSASETQRIPTYDLTQSPHREPVQPPKQQRKRPQNNTEQYFPASDSTSSLRHMDSHGIAQESNWTGFPSQRMPSVSSAEPSLSSPPFLPNFSSQSLPSSMSQSESVNTSSASIVPSISPSRRIRSDMPTYLPHPHLAPILSSPPQSSKNSIGREAEISTPFNPMCPPAHARAGLGMNVTPNFPSVFHEHPHQHAPPPFNVAKAQLPGGVGMHGFNFNIFNDVAGPNTSHSDTPGLQVHSMHHLHGNHGGMSVEDSMAHMRSNVPGRHVHGHPQAFGNNMRIDSLLGQNVSADGRTFKVGVTPMGAPVHSFGPGMPF